A single window of Pseudomonas lijiangensis DNA harbors:
- a CDS encoding nitroreductase family protein has product MKIPDTPSSWSGFQAANRFRRAIRKFNSTPIAEDDIHALLAEATYAPSSGNMQPYELHWVREPSLKALIAAACNGQKAAASAADFIVLVASPALGLRTAKAQLEHVEHCAALGENSKAYYRKQTGMFRKILGIGSSALWSPLVFLAALIRPTLSLIPIGHIGSRQWAARNAIFAAQTLMLGAAAKGIDSCPMEGFSASQVAGLLKLPRGSVIPLVIALGYRADDARIEERWRFPLTDIVVSH; this is encoded by the coding sequence ATGAAAATACCAGACACCCCAAGCTCCTGGTCCGGTTTCCAGGCTGCGAACCGCTTCCGCAGAGCCATTCGCAAATTCAATTCGACACCCATTGCAGAGGACGACATTCATGCGTTGCTGGCCGAGGCGACGTATGCTCCCTCAAGCGGAAACATGCAACCTTACGAATTGCACTGGGTTCGGGAGCCCTCTCTGAAAGCCCTGATTGCAGCAGCCTGCAATGGGCAGAAAGCGGCGGCCTCGGCGGCTGACTTCATCGTCCTGGTGGCCAGCCCCGCATTGGGTCTGCGTACCGCCAAAGCGCAACTGGAGCATGTTGAACACTGCGCAGCGCTGGGAGAAAACTCCAAGGCCTATTACCGCAAACAGACAGGGATGTTCCGCAAAATTCTTGGCATCGGCTCTTCAGCCCTCTGGTCACCGCTTGTCTTTCTGGCGGCCCTGATTCGCCCGACCCTGTCCCTGATCCCGATAGGCCATATCGGCAGCCGTCAGTGGGCCGCACGAAATGCCATTTTCGCGGCTCAGACGCTCATGTTGGGCGCGGCTGCAAAAGGCATCGACTCGTGCCCGATGGAAGGCTTTTCCGCCTCTCAGGTTGCCGGCCTTCTCAAACTGCCACGAGGTTCCGTGATTCCACTCGTCATTGCCCTTGGGTATCGCGCAGATGACGCAAGGATCGAAGAACGCTGGCGCTTCCCGCTGACTGACATTGTGGTTTCACACTGA
- a CDS encoding efflux RND transporter periplasmic adaptor subunit, with amino-acid sequence MNTLSFISALCNRKSLLAVSLLASAVSGGLLFVSEHSMATQPLAQPAVALTVTVAVATQAKWPVTLEASGVIAPWQEAVIGSQVSGLRLDEILVNVGDHVRRGQLLATFDSELLETDKARLKASWEQAEANRQRALQLKGTGSLSEQEVLQYLTQADVAKALLQSTLLQLRYARVTAPDDGVISARNATLGIVSASGQELFRMIRQSRLEWRGEMTAIQLSGIKPGQRVDLTLPDDTCATALVRQIAPSLDSQTRLGIVYADIEPGSAARAGMYPLGRVTLAESPAVIVPAGSVAVRDGRSYVPKLPAGDRVSLQAVTVGRRQGAEVEITSGLRVGDKVVVQGAGFLNEGDRVHVVAAPDVTKE; translated from the coding sequence ATGAATACGCTGTCTTTTATCTCGGCCCTGTGCAATCGCAAGTCCTTGCTGGCTGTTTCCTTGCTCGCAAGCGCTGTGTCAGGTGGCCTCCTTTTTGTCAGTGAGCACTCCATGGCGACTCAGCCATTGGCCCAGCCTGCCGTGGCCTTGACGGTCACTGTTGCGGTTGCTACTCAAGCCAAGTGGCCCGTCACGCTTGAAGCAAGCGGTGTGATTGCTCCCTGGCAAGAGGCCGTTATCGGTTCTCAAGTATCAGGCCTGAGGCTTGATGAGATTCTCGTCAATGTCGGCGATCACGTCAGACGCGGACAACTGCTGGCCACCTTCGACTCCGAGTTGCTGGAAACCGACAAGGCCCGGCTCAAGGCCTCTTGGGAGCAAGCCGAAGCCAACCGCCAGCGCGCCCTGCAACTCAAAGGCACCGGGAGCCTCAGCGAGCAGGAAGTGCTTCAGTACCTGACCCAGGCTGACGTTGCGAAGGCCTTGTTGCAAAGCACCCTATTGCAATTGCGCTATGCCCGGGTCACGGCACCTGATGATGGTGTCATCAGTGCCCGCAACGCCACGCTGGGTATCGTCTCTGCAAGCGGGCAGGAATTGTTTCGCATGATTCGCCAGAGTCGCCTGGAGTGGCGAGGCGAGATGACTGCAATCCAGTTGTCCGGGATAAAGCCAGGACAACGTGTCGACCTGACATTACCGGACGACACGTGCGCTACAGCTCTTGTGCGCCAGATAGCCCCCAGCCTGGATAGTCAGACCCGGCTTGGCATCGTGTATGCCGATATCGAGCCAGGCAGCGCAGCACGCGCCGGCATGTATCCACTGGGCAGGGTAACGCTGGCTGAAAGTCCTGCCGTCATCGTGCCTGCCGGCAGTGTGGCAGTGCGTGATGGTCGCAGCTATGTCCCCAAGCTGCCTGCTGGTGATCGTGTCAGCCTGCAAGCCGTCACTGTCGGACGCCGCCAGGGCGCTGAAGTGGAAATCACCTCAGGTCTGCGCGTTGGAGACAAGGTGGTCGTACAAGGTGCGGGCTTCTTGAATGAAGGCGATCGGGTGCATGTCGTTGCTGCACCTGATGTCACGAAGGAATAG